Within the Agromyces atrinae genome, the region GTGTTCGCACCACTTGCGCTCGTCACCGGCCTTCTCGGCGCCTCGACCGCGGTCGACGGCGCGAGCGGGATCGTGCTCATCGCCGGTGTCGCCCTCCTCGTCGGAGGCGTCGCGCTCGCCGCGGTGCGCACCATCGCCGTCGCGCAGGCCGCGAACGCCCCGATCTCGGCGCGCGCCGCCGTCGAACGACGCATCGACGCCCCGCCGCGCTCGGTCGTGAGCGACCCCGAAGCGCCCGGCAAGCCGAGATCTCGCGCGCCCGGTTCGGCCCTCGTGGCCACCGTGCGCACCCTCGCCTAGGCGACCTCCTCGTCGCGTGCGCGACGTGTGGCCAGA harbors:
- a CDS encoding DUF6412 domain-containing protein; translated protein: MFAPLALVTGLLGASTAVDGASGIVLIAGVALLVGGVALAAVRTIAVAQAANAPISARAAVERRIDAPPRSVVSDPEAPGKPRSRAPGSALVATVRTLA